A genomic window from Lycium barbarum isolate Lr01 chromosome 4, ASM1917538v2, whole genome shotgun sequence includes:
- the LOC132637184 gene encoding uncharacterized protein LOC132637184: QSLSDWLRPRMPSDSFASWGVKPGTKNVNNLWLELSEGETLLADAIPPFRTVEVMVVRVIGKDNKVLVESHQELSNGIVRQRCRPLSEKMKPGETVEDAAFRAVKEELGSVLGGEFGENGVVKILPNSYTKKVEERVSASYPGLPACYVLHTVEAVVDGLPDEEFCTEENDEYGDSSGSMVKDGAVSCKKHYWKWVEADSFDR, encoded by the coding sequence CAATCACTCTCAGATTGGTTAAGGCCACGTATGCCTTCAGATTCTTTTGCTTCTTGGGGCGTTAAGCCTGGAACAAAGAATGTTAATAATCTTTGGTTAGAGTTATCTGAAGGGGAGACTTTGTTAGCTGATGCTATACCTCCTTTTAGAACTGTTGAGGTTATGGTTGTCAGGGTCATTGGAAAGGACAATAAAGTCCTTGTCGAATCGCATCAAGAATTGTCGAATGGCATTGTTAGGCAACGGTGTAGGCCGTTGTCTGAAAAGATGAAGCCTGGAGAGACAGTTGAAGATGCGGCTTTTCGTGCTGTGAAAGAAGAACTTGGTTCAGTGCTTGGTGGGGAATTTGGAGAGAATGGGGTTGTTAAGATTTTGCCTAATTCGTATACGAAGAAGGTGGAAGAAAGGGTTTCAGCGTCGTATCCTGGATTGCCTGCTTGCTATGTGTTGCATACAGTTGAGGCTGTAGTGGATGGTTTGCCTGATGAGGAGTTTTGCACGGAAGAAAACGATGAGTATGGAGATTCTAGTGGGAGTATGGTCAAAGATGGTGCAGTTTCATGTAAAAAGCATTACTGGAAGTGGGTTGAGGCTGATTCGTTTGATCGTTGA